In Streptomyces erythrochromogenes, the DNA window GAAGCCCAAGCGCTTCGCCTACCCGCCCCAGCTCGTCGTGGTCGACGGCGGGCAGCCGCAGGTGGCCGCCGCCAAGCGGGCCCTGGACGAGCTCGGCATCGACGACGTCGCCGTGTGCGGCCTCGCCAAGCGGCTGGAGGAGGTCTGGCTGCCCGGCGAGGACGACCCCGTCGTCCTGCCCCGCACCAGCGAGGGCCTCTACCTGCTCCAGCGGGTACGTGACGAAGCCCACCGCTTCGCCATCCAGTACCAGCGCAGCAAACGCGGCAAGCGCCTGAAGGCGGGGCCGCTGGACGAGGTGCCCGGCCTGGGCGAGAGCCGCAAGCAGGCCCTCGTGAAGCACTTCGGTTCGGTGAAGAAGCTGAGACAGGCGACAATCGACCAGATCTGCGAGGTCCCGGGCATAGGACGGAAGACGGCCGAAACCGTGGCCGCGGCCCTCGCCGGGGCGGTCCCCGCCGGTCCTGCCGTCAACACGGCCACAGGAGAGATCATTGAGGATGAGAACCCCGCGCCAGCGGGAGCATCGTCCGAACGGGGGACCGAGCAATGACCGAGCACGAGACCGCGCACGACCGAGACGGAGCACAGGTGAGTACGGGCACGACAGTGGAGCCCGGCGAGACCGCCGAGGCGGCCATCCCCGAGCTGGTGATCATCTCCGGCATGTCCGGGGCCGGCCGCAGCACGGCGGCCAAGTGTCTGGAGGACCTCGGCTGGTTCGTCGTCGACAACCTCCCGCCGGCGCTGATCCCCACCATGGTGGAGCTCGGCGCCCGCTCCCAGGGCAACGTGGCCCGGATCGCGGTCGTCGTCGACGTCCGCGGCCGCCAGTTCTTCGACGCCCTGCGCGAGTCCCTCGCCGACCTCGACAGCAAGGGCGTCACCCGCCGCATCGTCTTCCTGGAGTCCTCCGACGACGCGCTGGTCCGCCGCTTCGAGTCGGTCCGCCGCCCGCACCCGCTCCAGGGCGACGGCCGCATCACCGACGGCATCGCCGCCGAGCGCGACCTGCTGCGCGAGCTGCGCGGCGACGCCGACCTGGTGATCGACACCTCCAGCCTGAACGTGCACGAGCTGCGCGCCAAGATGGACGCCCAGTTCGCCGGGGACGAGGAGCCCGAGCTGCGGGCCACTGTCATGTCCTTCGGCTACAAGTACGGCCTCCCCGTCGACGCCGACCTCGTCGTCGACTGCCGCTTCATCCCGAACCCGCACTGGGTCCCGGAGCTGCGCCCCTTCACCGGGCTCAACGAGGAGGTGTCGGGGTACGTCTTCAGCCAGCCCGGCGCCAAGGAGTTCCTCGACCGCTACACCGAGCTGCTCCAGCTCATCGCCACCGGCTACCGTCGCGAGGGCAAGCGGTACGTGACCATCGCGGTCGGGTGCACGGGCGGCAAGCACCGCAGCGTGGCCATGTCCGAGAAGCTCGCCGCCCGCCTCGCCTCCGAGGGAGTCGAGACCGTCGTCGTCCACAGGGACATGGGGCGCGAGTGACCGCACGGACCCCGCGGCTGAGCCGCCTGCGCCGCCTCACCCCGGGACGGGGAGAGGAAGGCGCGGGCCGCTCCGGCCGCCGGAGGGGCGCCACGCCCAAGGTGGTCGCGCTCGGCGGCGGACAGGGCCTGTCGGCCTCCCTCGCCGCCCTGCGCCGGATCACCCGTGACCTCACCGCCGTGGTCACCGTCGCCGACGACGGCGGCTCCAGCGGACGGCTCCGGGAGGAGCTCGGCGTGCTGCCGCCCGGCGACCTGCGCAAGGCGCTCGCAGCGCTGTGCGGGGACGACGACTGGGGCCAGACCTGGGCCCGGGTCATCCAGCACCGCTTCCAGTCCGAGGGCGACCTGCACGGGCACGCCGTCGGGAACCTGCTGATCGTCGCCCTGTGGGAACAGCTCGGCGACCCGGTCCAGGCCCTCGACCTGGTGGGCCGGCTGCTGGGCGCACAGGGCCGGGTGCTGCCGATGTCGGCGGTTCCGCTGGAACTCCAGGCCCTGGTCAGGGGCCACGACCCGGCCCGCCCCGAGGACGTCGACACCGTCCGCGGGCAGGCCACCGTGGCCCTGACCCCGGGCGAGGTGCTCTCCGTACAGGTCGTGCCGAGCGCCCCGCCGGCCGTGCCGGAGGCCGTCGCGGCGGTGCTGGACGCCGACTGGGTGGTGCTGGGTCCGGGCTCGTGGTTCTCCTCCGTCATCCCGCACCTCCTGGTGCCGGAACTGCTGGACGCGCTCGTCGAGACCAAGGCCCGGCGGGTCCTGTCGCTGAACCTCGCGCCGCAGCCCGGCGAAACAGAGGGCTTCTCTCCGCAGCGTCATTTGGAGGTTTTGGCCCGACACGCCCCTAAACTCGCCCTGGACGTGGTGCTGGCCGACGAGGCCGCCGTGCCCGACCGCGAGTCCCTTGCCGATGCCGCGAAGCGGTTCGGTGCCGCGGTCGAGCTGGCCCCCGTGGCCAGGCAGGACGGCTCGCCGAAGCACGACCCGGAGCTGCTGGCCGCCGCGTACGACCGTATTTTTCGGATGCATGGAAGGATCGGCCCATGGCGATGACGCCTGCGGTGAAGGACGAGATCTCCCGCCTGCCCGTCACCCGGACCTGCTGCAGGAAGGCGGAGGTCTCGGCGATCCTTCGGTTCGCGGGCGGGCTGCACCTGGTGAGCGGCCGCATCGTCATCGAGGCGGAGCTGGACACCGGGATCGCTGCCAGACGTCTCCGCAAGGACATCCTGGAGATCTTCGGCCATTCCTCGGACCTCGTGGTGATGGCGCCCGGCGGACTGCGCCGCGGCAGCCGCTACGTGGTCCGCGTCGTGGCCGGCGGTGACCAGCTGGCGCGCCAGACGGGCCTCGTGGACGGCCGCGGACGCCCCATCCGGGGTCTTCCCCCGCAGGTGGTCTCCGGGGCCACCTGCGACGCCGAGGCGGCGTGGCGCGGCGCCTTCCTGGCCCACGGCTCGCTCACCGAACCGGGCCGGTCCTCCTCCCTGGAGGTCACCTGCCCCGGCCCGGAGGCCGCCCTGGCCCTGGTGGGCGCCGCCCGCAGGCTCTCCATCGCCGCGAAGGCGCGCGAGGTGCGCGGAGTGGACCGGGTCGTGGTCCGCGACGGCGACGCGATCGGCGCCCTGCTGACCCGGCTCGGCGCGCACGAGTCGGTGCTGGCCTGGGAGGAGCGGCGGATGCGGCGCGAGGTGCGCGCCACCGCCAACCGCCTCGCCAACTTCGACGACGCCAACCTGCGCCGCTCGGCGCGGGCCGCCGTGGCCGCCGGAGCCCGCGTGCAGCGGGCACTGGAGATCCTCGGCGAGGAGGTCCCCGAGCACCTCGCCGCGGCCGGCCGGCTGCGCATGGAGCACAAGCAGGCCTCCCTGGAGGAGCTGGGAGCGCTCGCCGACCCGCCGCTGACCAAGGACGCGGTCGCCGGCCGGATCAGGCGCCTGCTG includes these proteins:
- the rapZ gene encoding RNase adapter RapZ, which codes for MTEHETAHDRDGAQVSTGTTVEPGETAEAAIPELVIISGMSGAGRSTAAKCLEDLGWFVVDNLPPALIPTMVELGARSQGNVARIAVVVDVRGRQFFDALRESLADLDSKGVTRRIVFLESSDDALVRRFESVRRPHPLQGDGRITDGIAAERDLLRELRGDADLVIDTSSLNVHELRAKMDAQFAGDEEPELRATVMSFGYKYGLPVDADLVVDCRFIPNPHWVPELRPFTGLNEEVSGYVFSQPGAKEFLDRYTELLQLIATGYRREGKRYVTIAVGCTGGKHRSVAMSEKLAARLASEGVETVVVHRDMGRE
- a CDS encoding gluconeogenesis factor YvcK family protein → MTARTPRLSRLRRLTPGRGEEGAGRSGRRRGATPKVVALGGGQGLSASLAALRRITRDLTAVVTVADDGGSSGRLREELGVLPPGDLRKALAALCGDDDWGQTWARVIQHRFQSEGDLHGHAVGNLLIVALWEQLGDPVQALDLVGRLLGAQGRVLPMSAVPLELQALVRGHDPARPEDVDTVRGQATVALTPGEVLSVQVVPSAPPAVPEAVAAVLDADWVVLGPGSWFSSVIPHLLVPELLDALVETKARRVLSLNLAPQPGETEGFSPQRHLEVLARHAPKLALDVVLADEAAVPDRESLADAAKRFGAAVELAPVARQDGSPKHDPELLAAAYDRIFRMHGRIGPWR
- the whiA gene encoding DNA-binding protein WhiA — encoded protein: MAMTPAVKDEISRLPVTRTCCRKAEVSAILRFAGGLHLVSGRIVIEAELDTGIAARRLRKDILEIFGHSSDLVVMAPGGLRRGSRYVVRVVAGGDQLARQTGLVDGRGRPIRGLPPQVVSGATCDAEAAWRGAFLAHGSLTEPGRSSSLEVTCPGPEAALALVGAARRLSIAAKAREVRGVDRVVVRDGDAIGALLTRLGAHESVLAWEERRMRREVRATANRLANFDDANLRRSARAAVAAGARVQRALEILGEEVPEHLAAAGRLRMEHKQASLEELGALADPPLTKDAVAGRIRRLLAMADKRAQDLGIPGTESNLDLSEEMADNMAG